The sequence GTAGATCCAGACCAGGCTGACGGTCAGCGCGAACGCCGCGCGCCACGACTCCCGCTCGGGGAGGCCGGCGGCCACGCCCTTCTCGACGAAGTCGAAGTCGAGGATCAGCATGAACACACCGAGCACCAGGCCGCCGACAGCGAAGAGCAGGCCGATGCCGCCGAAGCCGAAGAAGCCGATCTGGTTGCCGAAGGCGCCGAGCACCATCTCCATCAGGCCGAGGGCCACCATGCCGAACATGGCCGCCATCACGAAGGTGCGGAACTTGTTGCCGACCTGGATGTCGAAGAACTTGTAGACAGCCAGCGTGCCGGCGAAGGCGGCGAACGTGCCGATGACCGCCTGCAGCACGATGTCGGTGCTCACCCCGGCGAAGGCAGGGATGACCTTGGACAACGCGCCGAGCGCGACGCCCTCGAGGACCGCGAAGGCGATCACCAGGGCCGGGCTGATGACCCGCTTGAAGGAGTTGACCATCGACAGGGCGAAGGCACCGAACGAGCCCACCATCAGCGCGAGGTAGAGCTTGCCGATGGCGTCCTGGTTGGCGGCACCGGACTCGGTGATCGAGTCACCGGTCCAGTACCAGGTCAGCGCAGCGGCCACGACCACGACGAACAGCGTCATGGCGGTCTTCTGCACGACCGAGTCGACGGTCATCCGGTCCTGGTCGACCTGCTGGGTCGGGGTGCCGGTCCCCCACTGGGAGGGGTCGCCGTACGTCGGCGCCTGACCGTAGCCGGCGGCCCGACCGTTGAACTGCTCGGATCGGGCGAAAATTGGGTTGTTGCTCTTCATGGTCTCTCCTTGGAGGCCTTGCGACGGCCGTGTGTGATCCGTTGCGTCGTGTGCTGCCAGTCTACGCAGCAGCTCATGAGTTCAAACGCCTCAGCGGGGTCGGGTGTTCCCCGATGGTGCCCCCGCTGGGACTCGAACCCAGACTGAGTCGCTTTTAAGGCGATTTCCTCTGCCGATTGGGATACGGGGGCGTGCTGCTCGCAAGGGCGCTGCTAGAGGTAGGTCTTGCGGGCGTGGATGGCGTGGGCGCCGGCGGCGCGGTCGAGAAACAGCAGCCCGTCGCAGTGGTCGATCTCGTGCTGCAGTGCCCTCGCCTCGAAGGCGTTGGTCTCGAACGTGACCCGCTCGCCGGTCCCCGGCAGTTCCCCCGTCACCACGAGCCGGGTCGCCCGCTTCACGTCGCCGGTGAAGTCGGGGACGCTCATGCACCCCTCGCGGGCCTTCTCGTTGCGCGACGCCTCGACGACCTCGGCGTTGCAGAGCACGAAGGTCCCGTGGTGGTCACGCGTCTTGGGGTGCGCGGAGACGTCGACGCAGAACACCTTGACGCCGGCGCCCACCTGCGGGGCTGCCAGTCCCACGCAGCCGGGCGAGACCCGCATCGTCGCGACCAGGTCGGCGGCGAGCTGGACCGTCTCTGGAGCAGTCGGGTCGACGCGCGCACCGTCGTGGGAGAGGACGCCGGCGGGCGCGCGCACGACGTCGAGGACGACCCCGGCCACGCCCAGCTCGTCCTCGCTCCAGGCGCGCAGGCGTTCGTCGATCACAGGTCGTCGGCCTCGGCCTCGCGCAGGGTGGCGCCGACCCCGAGGCGGTCGGCAGCAGCGTCCAGGGCGGCACGCAGCGCGTCCGGGTCGGCGTCGGCGGGCAGGTCGACCTCGGCGACGAGGAGGTAGAGCTCCCCACCGAGTCGCGTGGTGAGGTCGGTGATGTTGCCACCGACGCGGGCCACCTCGGAGGCGAACGCGGACACGATGCCCGGCCGGTCTCCCCCGTGCACCGTCAGCACCCAGGTCGACCCGGTCGCCACCGGGGCCGGCTCGGCCGGCACCTCCCGGACGGTCACGGTGAGCGTCCCGTCGTCGGCGAGCGGCGAGAGCGCGGACGAGATGTCCGCGTCGGTGGCGTCGCCGGCGCAGATCAACGTCATCGCGAAGTGGCCGCGCAGCAGGGTCATCGAGGAGTCCTCGAGGTTGAGCCCGAGGTCGGCGAGGCGGTCGGTCGTCTCGGCGATGATGCCGGGCCGGTCGTGCCCGAGGACGGTGATGGCGTGGAGGGTCACCGGCTCATTGTGTCAGCGCGCGGGCCCGCTCGAACACCTCATCCAGCATGGTGGGGGTCAGCCGCCCGGTGAAGGTGTTGTGCTGCGAGGGGTGGTAGCACCCCAGCAGGGTGGCGTCACCCAGGGCCGCCTCGGCGCCGTGGCCGAAGCGCGGCCTGGGCTTCGGTATGCCGACGCCGGCCGCTGCGAACGACCGCAGGGCGCCGTCCCAGCCATAGGCCCCCAGGGCGACCACGACCCGCACGCTCGGCATCAGCAGCTTGATCTCGGCGGCGATCCACGGCGCGCAGGTGTCCCGTTCCTCCGGAGTCGGCTTGTTGGCCGGCGGCGCACACCTCACCGTCGCGACCATCCGGGCGCCCAGCAGCCGTTGGCCGTCGCCCGCGTGCTCGCTGCTGGCCTGGGCAGCCCATCCGGTCCGGTGGAGCGAGGCGAAGAGCCAGTCGCCGCTGGAGTCACCGGTGAACACCCGCCCGGTCCGGTTGCCGCCGTTGGCGGCGGGGGCCAGGCCGACGATCAGCAGCTCGGGCTCCGGGTCACCCCACCCCGCGATCGGCCGGCCCCAGTAGGGCTGGTCGGAGAACGAGGCGCGCTTGGTCACCGCGACCTCCTCGCGCCACGTCACGAGTCGAGGGCACGCGGAGCAGACGCTCACCCGGGCGTCGACCTCGGCGAGCGTGTCGACGCGCGCCAGTCGGCGTACGCCCGCGGGGGTGCGGGCCACCCGCGTGTCGGGCGCTGCCGGGTCGTCGGGCCAGCCGGTGCCCGGCGGGACGGGGCTCTCGAACGGCTGACCGGTGAGCGGGTGGGGCAGCATCACGGCGCGCGCTCAAGCCTGGATGGCCCGGGCCATCCCGTGCAGGATGTCCGCCTCGGAGACGACGTAGGTCTCGGCACCCGACCGGACCAGGATGCGAGCCCAGATCAGGGCACCGGCGGCGATCACGTCGGCGCGGCCGGGGTGCATGTAGGGCAGGGCACGACGTTGTTCGACCGTCATCGCGACGAGGTCGTCGCAGAACTCCAGCGTGCGGTCGGTGCGCAGGGTCACCCCGTCGAACGCCTCGCGGTCATAGCCGGGCAGCTCCAGCACCCCGCAGGCGATCGTCTTGATGGTGCCCGACGTGCCGACGACCGTGCGGGCGGCAGCCACGTCGACGCCCGACTCGGCGAGGTGCTTGTCGACGTCCGCGACGCAGGCGGCCACCTGCTCGTGGCCGGGCGGATCGTCAGGCAGGTGGCGCTCGGTCAGCCGCACCGACCCGATGTCCATGGAGGTCGACTGGCTCGGCTGCTGCTCACCCAGGACCAGCTCGGTCGAGCCACCGCCGATGTCGACGACCAGCGCCGGGGTGCTGATCGTGACCGGGGCCGCTCCCAGCGCGCCGGCGAAGACCAGGGCCGCCTCCTCGTCGCCCGAGAGGACCTCGGGGCGTACGCCGAGTCGCTGCTCGACGCCCGTGGTGAACACGGCCGCGTTGCGGGCGTCGCGCGTGGCGGAGGTCGCACAGAAGCGGATGCGGTCAGCGGGGACCCCGAAGCCCTCGATGGTCCGGGCGAACTCCTCGACCGCGGCGAAGGTCCGCTCCAGCGCCTCGGTCGCGAGCTCGCCGGTGCGGTCGACGCCTTGTCCGAGACGGACGACGCGTGAGTCGCGCACGGCGACCAAGAACCCGTCGTCGGTGCGCTCGCCTATCAGCAGCTTGATCGAGTTGGTGCCGCAGTCGATCGCGGCTACACGCACGGACCCGACTCCCACCACTCGCCGAGCAGGTCGAGCACCTCGTCGCCGAACGGGTTGACCCCGCGACCCTGGGCCAGCGACTGACCTGCCAGGACGTGCAGGCACTTGACCCGTTCAGGCATGCCGCCGGCCGAGATGCCCTCGATCTCGGGGACCTCACCGAGCTCGGCACGGGCCTCGAGATAGCGCTCGTGGGCCCGACGGTAGGCAGCGGCCAGGTCAGGGTCGTCGGCGAGCCGCTCCTCCATCTCCTTCATCACGTGCGAGCCCTCCAGCCGACCGATCCGCGAGGCTGCGCGCGGACAGGTGAGATAGAAGGTCGTGGGGAACGGGGTGCCGTTGGGCAGCCGCGGCTCGGTCGTCACGACGTCGGGGTTGCCGCAGGGGCACCGGTGGCCGATGTCGTGGATGCCGCGTGGTTCCCGTCCGAGCTGGGCGGCGATCGCGGTCACGTCGGCGGCGCGGATCCGTGGCGGGGCGTCGGCAGGCTGGTCATCGGTGGGCTGGTCGTTCACTGCTTCTTGACACCATCGATCTCGAGGGCCGGGCCCTCGCTGGGGGCGGGTGGGTTGCCGGCGAGCTCGACCGACGCCCAGGCCTGCGACCACCAGGCCGTGGGCACGCTCGCCCGGTCGTCGGGGTCGCTGAGCGAGACCCGGGTCTCCAGCGGGTCGCCGTTCTCGTCGAGCACGAGGAACCCGGTCTCCCCGGGCATCAGGTAGCCGAAGCGCGCGCGGGCCTGCGCACGGACGAACGCGGGGTCCTGCCAGCGCCGCTTCTCGCGTTCGAGCGCGTTGATGCTGGCCTCCCGCTCGGCGATCGCGGTCTTGAGGTCGTCGATGTGGGAACGCTGCTGGAGGTAGGCGCGCAGCGAGGAGGCGTAGGAGACGGTCAGCACGGCCAGCACCAGCACCAGCACGGCAGCCCGTCCGGTCAGGCGCGGTCGACGAGGCCCACCGGACCCGGCACCGGTGGGCTGCGAGCTCGCAACCGCCGGGCGTGATCCGGCCGACCGAGCGCGCGACGCTCCTCGTTCTACGCCGCTGCGGGTGCCCGGCCGCGTGCTGCCGCCGGGACCACCCCGCGGAGTGCGACGTTGGGAAGGGGGCGCCATGTGGAGCAGTCTGCCCCGCTCAGCCGCCGAATCGCGGGAAGGCAGCCGCCCCGGCGTAGCGAGCCGCGTCACCGAGCGCGTCCTCGATCCGGAGCAGCTGGTTGTACTTCGCGACGCGGTCGGAACGGGCCGGGGCGCCGGTCTTGATCTGACCGCAGTTGGTGGCCACGGCCAGGTCGGCGATGGTGGTGTCCTCGGTCTCGCCCGAACGGTGGCTCATCATGTTGCGGAAGCCGGCCCGGTGGGCCAGCTCGACCGCGTCGAGGGTCTCGGTCAGCGAGCCGATCTGGTTGACCTTGACGAGCATCGCGTTGCCCTGCCCGCCGCTGATGCCGCGCTGGAGCCGCTCGACGTTGGTGACGAACAGGTCGTCGCCGACGAGCTGGGTCTTGTCGCCGAGGGCGGTGGTGATGGCCTTCCAGCCGTCCCAGTCCTCCTCGTCGAGCGGGTCCTCGATCGAGACGATCGGGTAGGACGCGACGAGGTCGGCGTAGTAGTCGATCATCTTCTCGCTCGACTGCTTCTTGCCCTCGAAGGTGTACTTGCCCTTCTCGTGGAACTCGCTGGCCGCGACGTCCATGGCCAGGGCGATGTCCTTGCCCAGCTTGAAGCCGGCGCTCTTGACGGCCTCGGCGATCAGGTCGAGCGCCGCTCGGTTGCTGTCCAGGTCGGGGGCGAAACCGCCCTCGTCGCCGAGCCCGGTCGAGAGGCCCTTCTTCTTCAGCACGGACTTGAGGGCGTGGTAGACCTCGGCACCCTGCTGGAGCGCCTCGGCGAACGTGGCCGCACCGATCGGCGCGATCATGAACTCCTGGACGTCGACGTTGGAGTCGGCGTGGGCGCCACCGTTGACGATGTTCATCATCGGCACCGGCAGGAGGTGGGCGTTGGAGCCGCCGACATAGCGGAACAGCGGCAGGCCGGCCGACTCCGCCGCGGCCTTGGCGGTGGCGAGCGAGGCGCCGAGGATGGCGTTGGCACCGAGCTTGGCCTTGTTGGGCGTGGCGTCGAGGTCGAGCATCGTCTGGTCGACCAGCCGCTGGTCGTCGGCGTCGAGGCCGACGATCGCGCCGGCGATGTTCTCGCTCACGGCCTTGACGGCGTTCTGGACGCCCTTGCCGAGGTAGCGCTTGCCACCGTCGCGCAGCTCCACGGCCTCGAAGGCACCGGTCGAGGCACCACTGGGGACAGCAGCGCGGCCGAACGCGCCGTCATCGAGGACGACCTCGACCTCGACGGTGGGGTTGCCGCGCGAGTCGAGGATCTCGCGGGCGCCGACAGCTGCGATTGATGCCACGGGTGCTCCTGTGAGGGTGGAAGACAGTGGGCTTCACCCTAGACGCAGCGGTTGGCCGCGGCGTACGGCCCTCAGCGAGCGGGACGCCCGCCCTCGTC comes from Nocardioides piscis and encodes:
- a CDS encoding DUF501 domain-containing protein, which translates into the protein MRAADVTAIAAQLGREPRGIHDIGHRCPCGNPDVVTTEPRLPNGTPFPTTFYLTCPRAASRIGRLEGSHVMKEMEERLADDPDLAAAYRRAHERYLEARAELGEVPEIEGISAGGMPERVKCLHVLAGQSLAQGRGVNPFGDEVLDLLGEWWESGPCV
- a CDS encoding peptide deformylase, with amino-acid sequence MIDERLRAWSEDELGVAGVVLDVVRAPAGVLSHDGARVDPTAPETVQLAADLVATMRVSPGCVGLAAPQVGAGVKVFCVDVSAHPKTRDHHGTFVLCNAEVVEASRNEKAREGCMSVPDFTGDVKRATRLVVTGELPGTGERVTFETNAFEARALQHEIDHCDGLLFLDRAAGAHAIHARKTYL
- a CDS encoding uracil-DNA glycosylase, with the protein product MLPHPLTGQPFESPVPPGTGWPDDPAAPDTRVARTPAGVRRLARVDTLAEVDARVSVCSACPRLVTWREEVAVTKRASFSDQPYWGRPIAGWGDPEPELLIVGLAPAANGGNRTGRVFTGDSSGDWLFASLHRTGWAAQASSEHAGDGQRLLGARMVATVRCAPPANKPTPEERDTCAPWIAAEIKLLMPSVRVVVALGAYGWDGALRSFAAAGVGIPKPRPRFGHGAEAALGDATLLGCYHPSQHNTFTGRLTPTMLDEVFERARALTQ
- a CDS encoding FtsB family cell division protein; its protein translation is MLVLVLAVLTVSYASSLRAYLQQRSHIDDLKTAIAEREASINALEREKRRWQDPAFVRAQARARFGYLMPGETGFLVLDENGDPLETRVSLSDPDDRASVPTAWWSQAWASVELAGNPPAPSEGPALEIDGVKKQ
- the eno gene encoding phosphopyruvate hydratase, encoding MASIAAVGAREILDSRGNPTVEVEVVLDDGAFGRAAVPSGASTGAFEAVELRDGGKRYLGKGVQNAVKAVSENIAGAIVGLDADDQRLVDQTMLDLDATPNKAKLGANAILGASLATAKAAAESAGLPLFRYVGGSNAHLLPVPMMNIVNGGAHADSNVDVQEFMIAPIGAATFAEALQQGAEVYHALKSVLKKKGLSTGLGDEGGFAPDLDSNRAALDLIAEAVKSAGFKLGKDIALAMDVAASEFHEKGKYTFEGKKQSSEKMIDYYADLVASYPIVSIEDPLDEEDWDGWKAITTALGDKTQLVGDDLFVTNVERLQRGISGGQGNAMLVKVNQIGSLTETLDAVELAHRAGFRNMMSHRSGETEDTTIADLAVATNCGQIKTGAPARSDRVAKYNQLLRIEDALGDAARYAGAAAFPRFGG
- a CDS encoding glycine cleavage system protein R, which produces MTLHAITVLGHDRPGIIAETTDRLADLGLNLEDSSMTLLRGHFAMTLICAGDATDADISSALSPLADDGTLTVTVREVPAEPAPVATGSTWVLTVHGGDRPGIVSAFASEVARVGGNITDLTTRLGGELYLLVAEVDLPADADPDALRAALDAAADRLGVGATLREAEADDL
- a CDS encoding Bax inhibitor-1/YccA family protein, encoding MKSNNPIFARSEQFNGRAAGYGQAPTYGDPSQWGTGTPTQQVDQDRMTVDSVVQKTAMTLFVVVVAAALTWYWTGDSITESGAANQDAIGKLYLALMVGSFGAFALSMVNSFKRVISPALVIAFAVLEGVALGALSKVIPAFAGVSTDIVLQAVIGTFAAFAGTLAVYKFFDIQVGNKFRTFVMAAMFGMVALGLMEMVLGAFGNQIGFFGFGGIGLLFAVGGLVLGVFMLILDFDFVEKGVAAGLPERESWRAAFALTVSLVWIYTNLLRILAIFQQD
- a CDS encoding Ppx/GppA phosphatase family protein; translated protein: MRVAAIDCGTNSIKLLIGERTDDGFLVAVRDSRVVRLGQGVDRTGELATEALERTFAAVEEFARTIEGFGVPADRIRFCATSATRDARNAAVFTTGVEQRLGVRPEVLSGDEEAALVFAGALGAAPVTISTPALVVDIGGGSTELVLGEQQPSQSTSMDIGSVRLTERHLPDDPPGHEQVAACVADVDKHLAESGVDVAAARTVVGTSGTIKTIACGVLELPGYDREAFDGVTLRTDRTLEFCDDLVAMTVEQRRALPYMHPGRADVIAAGALIWARILVRSGAETYVVSEADILHGMARAIQA